The window AgcacattcatttgaaaatgaattcaaatgtcAATTGCATAtaacataaaaagcaaaatgaatgtaaaaatgacttATAGGATAGCAGAATGCAACTACTGTTGTAATGTTCATTTACAGTACATACAGCTGCACTGATATACATATAAGCAATAGGCTATGTGAAAAGATTTACAGGACCTGGGAATCAGTGCAGATGTGGACACAGAGGCCTTGAAACCGAGAACACACTTTATCAGTGTGTACGGAAACACAACCAATCAGGTCAGGGTTACTGCAGTAAACAAAACACGATGACTTTAGACAAATGCGTGTTATGcaacaaaaatgaaagagagctgaattaattaaatcaaacttttttgacatatgaaaaatataaaactctCTAATTAAACTTacagtttgttgttgttgtgcagTCTATTCAAGATTAAGAATCTTGCACTGCCATTTCCACCACACAAGCATTATCAACTATAGAGTCATTCATATAAAATGACGTTAGCAGTCTTCCTGATACATTTTTTCCAAGAAATGTGTTTGGCATTAGAGCGATTTTCAATCACTGTGAATGTGGGAGAATTATCGGCATGTAGTGTAGGTATTTTGCAGTATTTCTGTAGCTCCAACAGTACAATATGGTGCTAGCAATGACAAGGTTAAGGATCTGACTCTCAGGGAATGAACTCCCAGTTGCagtcaaatgcataaatgtaaatggaatTCACAGATGAAAGACTTAGAGCTGATTTAAATCAACCAGAAGGAGGAGGCATTATCTTTTGCAGGGATGGAAAAAAACTCTCACTTGCAAGGTGCGCAATATCCCACAGTGGCGAGATAAGATGTCCAATGCATGAATGAGGACAGAATATATAAAGCCCTCAAAGGAGCAGACGACATTCAAGTGCAGCAATGGCCTTCTTGTGGATCCTCTCCTGTCTCGCCTTCTTTGGTGCAGCCTACGGTACGATCCTGctttttatctttaataataaGATACTCCAGTAACAGACTTTAAGACCGGGTAACTTTTATTAAGTAGTccttaaaacacacaaactgtTAAACTACTTTGGTTCTGTTTTTGGCTCTGTCAGGCTGTGGCGTTCCTGCCATCCCTCCTGTTATCACTGGCTACTCCAGGATTGTGAACGGTGAAGAGGCACGTCCTCACTCCTGGCCCTGGCAGGTGTCTCTGCAGGTAAAATCTGAGTCAGTAACAATAGCTTTTACATACTAACTCAAAAGgtttattaaatgattacattGTTTTGAATTTCTTACAGGACTCCACTGGCTTCCACTTCTGCGGTGGCTCCCTGATCAATGAGTACTGGGTTGTGACCGCTGCTCACTGCAATGTCAGGTAACACAGTATAAAAGACTCAACTTCTAACCTCTCAATATTTAGCCTGgaatatttcagctttaaaaagATGATGATTATcctattgcttttttttcctagaACCTCTCACCGTGTCGTCCTGGGTGAGCATGATCGCTCATCAAATGCTGAGGCCATTCAGACCATTAGTGTTGGAAAGGTAGACTCTCAATATCTTTTATACTGAGTATATATTCAACATTACTATTCAGGACTCTCTCAATTAGTGTATATTTCATGACTTACCTCTTAACAGTTCATAGACTCCTAACAATAGTAATATAGGCTACAAGCACCTTCAGTGCACAACTTTCAGTTCAGTGAGTCACTAATAGACAGTTCAGTAAAGCCTTTTCTCATTAACAGAACTAACTCTTACAAAGCCATTCTATCACGGAACACAGTGTTTGTATTATAGTCACATGCAcaacttaatataataatataaagattCAGCAGCAGATTCACCGTTATTGAAAATACAGTCTGTTAATGGTAAACTGAAGATAGCGCTCCCACAGATGATTGCTACTTGAAAATCTGAATGCTTACGTGTCTGTTTTTCCACAGTCCATCAAGCATCCTAACTACAACAGCTTCACCATCAACAACGACATCCTCCTGATCAAGCTGGCCACCCCCGCTCAGATCAACGCTCAGGTGTCCCCTGTGTGCCTCGCTGAAACCAGCGACAACTTTGCTGGAGGCATGAAGTGTGTGACCTCTGGATGGGGCCTGACACGATACAACGGTAAGTTTCAGAAGCCTAtgtcatttctgcatttttatcatttgttttcttttaaaattctgCCAATCTGCCCTTTCAGCTCCCGATACCCCtgccctgctccagcaggccgCTCTGCCTCTGCTGACCAACGATGACTGCAAGAGGTACTGGGGAAGCAACATCACTGATATTATGATCTGTGCTGGAGCCTCTGGTGTCTCCTCTTGCATGGTGAGCTGTCCCATATAAATATAtggatattatttaaaatttcctctTACTTGTATAGGCAGATTATGAACTCTACTGTGTGTTTCAGGGTGACTCTGGCGGTCCTCTGGTCTGTGAGAAGAATGGAGTCTGGACTCTGGTCGGTATCGTGTCCTGGGGAAGCAGCACCTGCTCCACCTCCACCCCTGCCGTCTACGCCCGTGTCACCCAGCTCCGTGCCTGGGTTGATCAGACCATTGCTGCTAACTAAAGCAGCCATGAATACTGTCTTTAGTTTCATCAATAAAGATGTATGACATGACCTTTGCTTCAAATGGCTTGAATTAATCTTTGTAAGGACAGGAAAGAAAAGGGAACACACAGGAGTGAGcagtgaacaaacacacacacacacacacaaaccatgaACACACACCCAGTGGGCAGCCATTTTTGCTGCAGCGTTCATTAGGCCACAACTGCTTATGACAATGTTTCAATATGTAATAATGCAAGTGTCAGAAAGCACACCTCATAAAGACAGCTTTAACGACCATATATTGAAAAGCAATTGCATTAAAAGGTAATTTATTCATCATTCAGCATTTAAATGGAATTACTGTGggaattaaaaatcttaaacaGATCAAATCTGTGTTATCCACTAAATTTTATGAGGTGtatgctttttcaaaaatatttcctACTCAGCTTTGTATTTAAATAGGCACCCATTATATACTATGTGCATTTGGTAACCTATAGTAAAGCAGAAATGaatctgtttttcttctggCTCTCAGTGCAGTTGTACAGCTCAATTTGAATGTCAAGTGATTtgatacttttttaatttaacacactACACATTTGCCATAATCAGAGTTTAttgaaagcatatatatatacaatatatgacAGTATAAGTAGATTTACAGCAATACAAATCTGAAATCTTAAGAGCCAAAGGTGCACTCTTTATGCTTTGTGCAGCTTTATTATTAACCAATATACTTGTTATATTGTAACAAACCTCCCTATGGATAGTGTGAGGCTGTATATTTACACTATCCATCTAAACATTCTAGAGctttaaaactgtaaatgtaaagcCACAATTAGTCATTTCAAGGTAGAATTCGGCTCTATGCATATTCGTGTTTGCAGGTGTGATCCATGCTACGGCAGTAACAGAAGGCCTTGAAGAAACGACAGTAACACGTATCGCAGGGGTTGCAGCAGGGCAGGTGATGACCCAGGCAGGACTGCTGATGAGGGATGCAGCGGCTGGGGGAACGCGTGCCTCTTCTCTGCAGCTGTACAGCTTTGCCCAGATCCTGTCGAAACAAAAACAGGTCAAGACGTAAACTGTGAAGGGACTGTGCTTTTGTCGGCCCCAAAGCTCTGGAACCAAAGCTTTTTTAGCAGAGTGCTGCTGTTCAGTGACTTTGGTTTGACGTCTGCGCTATGTTtcgtatatttaaatgtatttattatcgAATGTTTTAGAATCTGTACAGCACATTGGTCAACTTACTgttgtttataattttgtttgAAATCCAGACTATAAAGCCTCAAACTCCAATTGTGTAATAACAAGCATCAAAGTTTGATTTTTTAACCATTGATTTTACATTGAaggatgattaaaaaaaaaacctttagcTTGGTTTTCATAGCCAGGGTCACTCCTGTGTATCGCTGGGCTATGCCTTACATGTTAATgcttaaatgcaaaaaaaaaaggaactaaaaaaataagttatttaaaacGGTGACAGATCACATCTTtgaaataaagcattgcaaaatgaaaacatgatgaTTTATAAACAATAAGCAAGACCTAGAGGCAAGTAAAGTCACTTGATACTGAGTGTTAAATGTCAGTTACTCACCTCATCATAGGATCCAAGGTCGTCTAGCAGTTTTTCTTCTGCTGAGTTTATTTCAAGGTGCTCCATTCCAGTTAATAAGTCTACGTTgtacaaaacacaaatgcaccaaaaccaaaaaaaatatgagCTGTCCATgacattaatttgaaatacgttcatttaattttaataacacaggatttacaaaatgaaatactGACCATTTTGGCAAAAATGTACACTTCCATAATGAACAAATCAtagtataaatgtatgtattattcagatataatataatgttttaaactgattgatttaaaaaaaagtagaaattgaCTGTACGGagatacatttgtttattattactatttttcaccagaaaaatatatgtaaacatgtGTAAACATTTCTACTGTATCAAATCATAGtgtagaattattttaaaaatatattttgtaaaatgacatCAATCTAGAAACCTTACCTGtgtcagaaagagaaaaggagtTTTCACTACGCCTCAGGTTTGGATGTGATGCCATCACCACGACATTCATCAAAAACCAGCTGATGATCGCTATGTTCCACATCATATTCACTCAAACTCAAAAATGTCAAACTTCAGCCACACTTTTAGTGTCGTATTCACTGAAAAAGAGATTTCAGTCAAGAAACACTCagttaaatgtttgaaatggcGTTTATATTTGTGAGCATATAGACAGACGCGTATTTAGTATTTTTCGTGTACGTTTGGATCTGTGTTTGCACAAATGCGTATGAGTAATGTATGAGTAAAGTGTACGTGTGACTTACCTGCAGGGTTCTGTGTCCAAGCCTGAGGGTCTGTACTGGACTCTGTGGTTTATAAGGCTCATTGAGGTGGGAGGTGAGGGACACATGGTCCTGATCAGTGAATGGAGGTGTGGTCTCTTGTGCCCGCTACAACCACTTAGCTCCCACGCAAACACTGACACGAGCCCATGCACTCAGGAAGAGAAGAATATATAGAATTTCCTTCAAATGGAAGTTGGGGGGAGAACTGGCCCCTTGAccgagcctggtttctcccaaggtttttttctccgtTCTATCACAGATGCGGTTTTGGTTCTTTGCAGCTGTTGACTCTGGCTTGCTTATTTGGGGACACAGCGACAACATTGACATGATTGCACAGATACTGTTTAAACCAAACTGAACTGGGTGATGGCGTCACTGAATTCAACGATGAActgcctttaactgaaaatcGAGCGTTAACTGTTGTGCTTTTGCTTTAATGACATACTATTGTCCCTTTTAAGCCGCTTTGACACATTCTGCATTATTAAAAGCGCTACAAATAAAGGTGACTCGACTTCATGATGGTCAAAACTATTTCAGATTTTGACATTTTCGACGTATGGCAAATACATGAAATTAGACCAAACGTATGAAAGATACATTGCTACTCCGTAGGTTTGAAACATGGTGCTGCATTTGAGccaataaattgttaaatattgctTTGTTAAAAGAATTGTTGAAAAACACGTTTGGTAAAGTAATCAGTTAAAGGAATACTTACTACATTTATACACCATGCTCCTCCACCCTAAAGGCCTATTTAAAGCACAGCAATGACCAGTAAACACTTCATTATGAAGCTAATACATGTTCAATCATCTGAAGACTCCAGCCTGCTGTTTAAGAGCTGATGACACAAACCAtttgtgaggggaaaaaattgtTTATGAGTGTGGCGGCACGTCTCTTCGTAAGGTCAGCCAGAATGCGTAATTAACTGAAACCTGTGTTTGAGCATTTTGTATGAAACAAACAGGTCAAGTCTGCATTACTAATTCGTCGCCTTGGAATTATAAAGTTCTATCTGACATTTCTGTCAAAACGAGGTTATTCACATATTCTTATTCTGTGACATCCTATTTATATTatgtgatgtttcttttgtagtctgtgtacatttttggcctttttttgaATACAAAAATTTATACTAGTCTATGGACTGCAAAAACTTTAAAGCTCAATATCTCAAAACTGCTCAGAATGCAGATAGAAACTTATAATTCGACGGCGActaatttctatatttaaagATTGGTCTATAAAGTCTATGATGCATACTGATTGGTGAAGCTCTATTTTCttcacataaacaaacaaataaataaatatcgtGAATGCGGTGCTTAACTAGCTGTCACCAGACAATTTCTGTGCAATTTGGTGCTATTTTAAACTATGACATGCTTTTAGCTGACTAGTATTAAATTAAGATGATTTGAGTTCATATCCTGCTCTCTGGAACATATGAACagcatatttgaaaaaataatggaCCGAGCGTTTCTGCTGAAAGACACTTTATCAACGTTTAATTTTGCCGCAAAAAGAATTTGTCAGAGAGCAGTGATGAGTTCACAGAAATCTATTCATTGTTCATGTGAAAATGTACTACACTAATTACCCATCCTCTGGTGAACAGCATCATCTGGACAAGCTTCTCCATTTGTCTTATAGGTTGCCTTCATCAAGGATAATGTTCATGGTGGGCCTAGCCTTTCCTTCAGAAGCTGATCAGAGTGCATCATACACACTGCCTTTCAAAAGCCATTGGTCTTTAATTAACGAAGAAAAACGTATTAGTTTGTTTGTAAGGATGGTGCTTAgaatacatttcaaatgtaaaccaacacacaaacaacaaatgAGTAATCTTTTATCAGCCCATACAGACAAAGCTGAATGTATAGGGCTGATCTGACATCAGTGTTTAAGGTTTGATAGTCAGATGCTCAATcacatgagtgtgtgtatgcgtgcgttCGTGCGCGCGTGCCCGCGTGCGTATATCCGGGTACCAGCAACTTCCCTCATTCCGCTATGGGAAATCGGACTCATTTTCTcgaatcggttcttttgaacaGTTCATTTGTTCGAGATGATTCTCATCTATTTTACGTCATCGCGGCACTAGGAAGTATTATTTCTGTTtccaaattaaatcaaataaacagttatttataattatgtgtTATTGTCGGTTATTGCAGTGTGCCAGTTTATCAGCTAGGATTTAGCTCatatagtcattttaaaattatgtgtAGGCTAATGTATGAccgaaaaaaatatatatcgcCCACGTGAATTTGTTAAAACGACGTGCTTTCATTGATTAAACTGTCATGCCAGACTGTAATCAATCCAGGATTCCTTTTTTTAGGTATTCCATCATATTGAATCGTTCAGACTAGGTTTGTGAACCTTTTTAAACAATTCACTGAAAAGATCCGACTCGGAAGAACAATTCTTTACGAATCGGACAGCACGAATCACTATCACTCAAGGCTGCATTTGggctctatctatctctctcttaaGCTAATACACCGGTAGCGTTATTTTCTCACAATGCCTTTctctgaattatattttaatgtggaTAATGGTTATCTAGAGGGGCTGGTGAGAGGTTTTAAGGCTGGTATTTTATCTCAGGCGGATTATTTGAATCTCGTTCAGTGTGAAACTCTGGAAGGTGAGTCTGTGTTGGCTAACGTTAGCTGGTCTGCTAGCTTTCCGTTTTCATTTGCGATATTTTCAGAGACAGTTGCGTGTCGTTATTGACATTTGTAGTTAAATGTAGCGTAAAATGCACAACAGAATCGCGCAATTCCTGTGGTAACTTTATGATAAATCGTCATATAACTATAGCTCATCTAATGTCAGTTAGCTCTTTTCTGTAGCCAGCATTCAAATTCCCTTCAGCAGGTAAAGATCAGCTTTTACGTCCCTGTTTATTTCTCCCCTTCCTTAAACCTATCATTGAGTTAACAACCGAAGCCctgtgatcattttattttatcatgttgTTAGACACTACTAGCATTTAAGCGTTCATGCTAACTGTGGCGATTTCGGCAGCACATTTGTATCTGCTATATTCTCATCTGTATTTACAGATTCATTTGATGTTACTGTACGCAAATGTTtagagcttcactgtaaatgtaatgtactgtatatagtacagtattatttttgtaaggCCTCCGTTTAACCTGATTGACAGACGGGTTGCcaggtcatatatatatttcagggtTCACGGTTATATTTCAGTTtcgtttttgaaaatgttaagcCGTGTAAcgttttatgcaaatgtttgatttaaatcgtacatgttcttttttatatatataaagcagagCTGCAGGTTTTATTTGAGCAATGGTAGTTGA is drawn from Puntigrus tetrazona isolate hp1 chromosome 7, ASM1883169v1, whole genome shotgun sequence and contains these coding sequences:
- the LOC122349229 gene encoding agouti-related protein → MMWNIAIISWFLMNVVVMASHPNLRRSENSFSLSDTDLLTGMEHLEINSAEEKLLDDLGSYDEDLGKAVQLQRRGTRSPSRCIPHQQSCLGHHLPCCNPCDTCYCRFFKAFCYCRSMDHTCKHEYA
- the LOC122348059 gene encoding chymotrypsin A-like, with the translated sequence MAFLWILSCLAFFGAAYGCGVPAIPPVITGYSRIVNGEEARPHSWPWQVSLQDSTGFHFCGGSLINEYWVVTAAHCNVRTSHRVVLGEHDRSSNAEAIQTISVGKSIKHPNYNSFTINNDILLIKLATPAQINAQVSPVCLAETSDNFAGGMKCVTSGWGLTRYNAPDTPALLQQAALPLLTNDDCKRYWGSNITDIMICAGASGVSSCMGDSGGPLVCEKNGVWTLVGIVSWGSSTCSTSTPAVYARVTQLRAWVDQTIAAN